The Cohnella abietis genome has a segment encoding these proteins:
- a CDS encoding class I SAM-dependent methyltransferase: protein MIVTTSERPQESTVERAIRLAGELQVTYVPRSNKTIRALYTKWATDEIVVVSPTEVRLLQEGQHPFYYHPSMALVRLKRLRDGGNDTLLAVSGATAGDKVLDCTAGLCSDALVFSYAVGKQGTVVALEASDVLHIIVREGLQTYETGLPDIDEAMRAIQVDQGRYEDILSKMDDKSVDIIYFDPMFEKPVTMSSSLIPLRSQAFKEPLTEEAVKDAIRIARKKVVLKDHRDSRQFERLGFRLVRASASSVAYGVIDIE from the coding sequence TTGATCGTAACCACATCTGAGCGTCCGCAAGAGTCTACCGTGGAACGGGCGATTCGTTTGGCAGGCGAGCTGCAGGTGACGTATGTTCCGCGCTCAAACAAAACAATTCGGGCTCTATATACAAAATGGGCTACAGATGAGATCGTTGTCGTCAGCCCAACGGAAGTTAGACTCTTGCAGGAGGGGCAGCATCCATTTTATTATCACCCGAGTATGGCGCTTGTCAGACTTAAACGGCTAAGAGACGGCGGTAACGACACTTTGTTGGCCGTTTCAGGAGCTACCGCAGGTGATAAGGTGCTGGATTGCACGGCTGGCTTATGCTCCGATGCGCTTGTTTTTAGCTACGCAGTTGGGAAGCAAGGTACAGTCGTTGCCTTAGAGGCATCGGATGTTCTTCATATAATTGTCCGTGAGGGGCTGCAAACCTACGAAACGGGATTGCCTGATATCGATGAAGCGATGCGCGCTATACAGGTTGATCAAGGACGATATGAGGATATCCTGAGCAAAATGGACGATAAAAGTGTAGATATCATTTATTTCGATCCAATGTTTGAGAAGCCAGTTACGATGTCGAGCTCGCTTATTCCACTTCGGTCACAAGCGTTCAAGGAGCCGTTAACAGAGGAAGCGGTGAAGGACGCCATTCGCATCGCACGTAAGAAAGTTGTTCTTAAAGATCATCGCGACAGCAGACAATTCGAGCGGCTTGGCTTCAGGCTTGTGCGAGCGTCTGCCTCGTCAGTAGCATACGGGGTGATAGATATTGAATAG
- the miaA gene encoding tRNA (adenosine(37)-N6)-dimethylallyltransferase MiaA produces the protein MLNSETDDRPLLLVLVGPTAVGKTALSLQLAKALNAEIISGDSMQVYRRMDIGTAKLMPEDREGIPHHLIDICEPDHPFSVSEFQSLCTQKIQDIHSRGRLPFIVGGTGLYVESVCYGFQFQNIGVNEAYREQMRAFALTNGPEALHERLAVIDPLTAAKLHYNDEGRVIRALEVFHMTGKPLSEQQDQSRGDDKKSPYRLCIIGLTMDRAELYHRIEQRIDDMMAAGLVEEVSVLLKEGIPREAVSMRGLGYKEIVAYLAGEMDYDAAVEILKRDTRHFAKRQLSWFRHMKALEWVHIEKEEKMSELFQEICAIIAGKFLIDIEYIYS, from the coding sequence ATATTGAATAGTGAAACAGACGATCGTCCTCTGTTGCTCGTCTTGGTAGGTCCAACTGCGGTAGGTAAAACTGCTCTTAGTCTTCAATTAGCTAAAGCCTTAAATGCAGAAATCATTAGTGGGGACTCCATGCAGGTATATCGGAGGATGGACATCGGTACTGCTAAGCTCATGCCTGAAGATCGTGAAGGTATTCCACACCATCTCATTGATATATGTGAGCCGGACCATCCTTTTTCCGTGTCGGAGTTTCAAAGCTTATGCACACAAAAAATTCAAGACATTCATAGCCGTGGACGGTTGCCCTTCATTGTAGGGGGAACAGGGTTATATGTGGAGTCTGTATGCTATGGGTTTCAATTCCAAAATATTGGCGTTAATGAAGCTTACAGAGAACAGATGCGAGCCTTTGCACTCACGAATGGTCCCGAGGCGCTGCATGAACGCTTAGCCGTTATTGATCCGCTTACGGCAGCTAAGCTACATTACAACGATGAAGGCAGAGTCATACGTGCGTTAGAAGTTTTTCATATGACGGGCAAACCGTTGTCCGAGCAGCAGGACCAATCCCGTGGAGATGATAAAAAATCTCCTTATCGTTTATGTATCATCGGATTGACTATGGATAGGGCCGAGCTGTATCATCGAATAGAGCAACGAATCGATGATATGATGGCTGCCGGGTTAGTAGAAGAAGTAAGTGTTTTGCTGAAGGAAGGCATTCCTCGCGAAGCGGTTTCTATGAGAGGTCTTGGCTATAAGGAGATCGTCGCTTATCTAGCTGGAGAGATGGATTATGACGCTGCGGTTGAAATTTTGAAGCGCGATACAAGGCATTTTGCGAAGCGGCAACTTTCATGGTTTCGTCATATGAAAGCATTAGAATGGGTTCATATCGAGAAAGAAGAAAAAATGAGCGAACTTTTTCAAGAGATCTGTGCTATAATAGCAGGAAAGTTTCTGATTGACATTGAATATATTTATTCATAA
- a CDS encoding transglycosylase domain-containing protein codes for MNQPEGQGTISRGKSSKAKGKGKSKGPRKGRKKAVLIWIFFVVLFAIVCAVVGYLLVILNGERILSANVNKLNLDKASVIVDQNDKEIAKLYVSEGNREFVSFDKIPKKLQDAFVATEDKRFFEHNGIDLLGIGRALVKDVIARSAKEGASTITQQLSKNLFLNADKTIFRKGTEASIALALERKWSKQQILELYLNRIYFGKGQYGVKTAAKYYFNVSDLDKLELWQIATLAGIPKSPGTYNPISNPERSMDRRAVVLKLMYDQGLISLEEKEAAAKVVYDIKKASGQTGKYLTYVDYVLDEAIEKTGLSEEELRSAGYRITTTINTKAQTAMENEFANAERFETSKDERLVQGSMVIMDQYDGSLIAMVGGRDYQIQGLNRVTQQRQPGSSFKPIVDYGAAIDTGDYYPWSTVQDVKKCYGNYCPSNSNGNYLGTIPMKQAIKESRNASAVWLLNEIGISKGLSFAEKLGIKLEKEDRNLSTALGGLYRGVTPVQMVRAYGAFANGGTLQDPHSILKIEDSRGKKVYEYDESSATRVMSENTAYYVTQLLQGVVQKGGTGVRANFGGRPIAGKTGTTQAGIPNFKTTGNRDVWFVGYTPEWTAAVWYGYDKTDKDHYLKKSSGQAAAMFSAVMSKAMEGVKHKSFPIPSGLKDDEKLAGINGLIAAYSPEQVSVELTWSPVANEGMTYKIYRKVNGEADFRKIAETADPSYDDYAILPDQVITYYVTAYQASKKMESAPSEKVTITVTTGLEATPPPGEEGGEVDPPEESESPPESPPIEIVVPGGSPTPSPTPSPTPTNNPSETPIGDTPASPPAG; via the coding sequence ATGAACCAGCCTGAAGGTCAGGGAACTATCTCACGAGGCAAGAGCAGCAAGGCTAAAGGGAAAGGAAAGAGCAAGGGACCTCGTAAGGGAAGAAAAAAAGCCGTACTTATTTGGATATTTTTCGTAGTATTATTTGCAATTGTATGTGCGGTAGTAGGTTATTTGCTAGTTATCCTTAACGGTGAACGAATTCTTAGTGCTAATGTAAATAAATTAAACTTAGACAAAGCTTCAGTCATCGTAGATCAGAACGACAAGGAAATAGCCAAGCTGTATGTTTCTGAAGGGAATCGTGAATTTGTTTCCTTTGACAAAATTCCGAAAAAGCTACAGGATGCTTTCGTAGCGACTGAGGACAAACGGTTTTTCGAGCACAATGGTATTGATTTGTTGGGAATTGGTAGAGCTCTCGTGAAGGACGTCATTGCACGGAGCGCCAAGGAGGGTGCGAGCACCATCACCCAGCAGCTCTCTAAAAATCTGTTCCTGAATGCAGATAAGACGATTTTCCGTAAAGGAACAGAAGCATCTATTGCGCTGGCTCTTGAACGGAAGTGGAGCAAGCAACAGATTCTTGAGCTGTATTTGAACCGGATCTATTTTGGTAAAGGACAATATGGCGTAAAGACGGCTGCTAAATATTATTTTAATGTATCTGATTTGGACAAATTGGAATTGTGGCAGATCGCTACATTAGCCGGTATTCCTAAGTCACCAGGTACGTACAATCCGATAAGCAATCCAGAGAGGTCGATGGATCGCAGAGCTGTCGTGCTTAAGCTTATGTACGATCAAGGGCTTATTAGCTTAGAGGAAAAGGAAGCAGCGGCTAAGGTCGTTTATGATATCAAAAAAGCGTCAGGCCAAACAGGTAAATACCTCACTTATGTAGATTATGTGCTAGATGAGGCAATCGAGAAAACCGGACTTAGTGAGGAAGAGCTGCGGAGTGCGGGCTATCGCATTACGACAACGATTAATACGAAGGCTCAAACAGCAATGGAGAATGAATTCGCCAATGCCGAGAGGTTTGAGACAAGTAAGGATGAGAGACTCGTTCAAGGCTCTATGGTCATTATGGACCAGTATGACGGATCTTTAATCGCTATGGTCGGCGGTCGTGATTACCAGATACAAGGGTTAAATCGCGTTACGCAGCAACGTCAGCCTGGCTCATCATTCAAGCCAATCGTAGACTACGGTGCAGCTATTGATACAGGGGATTATTATCCGTGGTCGACGGTACAGGATGTTAAGAAATGTTATGGGAATTATTGTCCTTCGAATTCCAATGGGAACTATTTAGGAACGATACCCATGAAGCAAGCGATTAAAGAATCGCGTAATGCATCTGCAGTATGGCTGCTGAATGAGATTGGAATTAGCAAAGGACTCTCATTCGCGGAGAAGCTAGGAATTAAGCTGGAAAAAGAAGATCGAAACCTTTCGACTGCACTGGGAGGTCTGTATCGTGGCGTAACTCCCGTGCAGATGGTAAGAGCATACGGTGCGTTCGCCAATGGCGGAACTCTTCAAGACCCGCACAGTATCTTAAAGATCGAAGACAGCAGAGGCAAGAAGGTATACGAATACGACGAGTCCAGTGCTACGAGGGTTATGAGTGAGAATACGGCGTATTACGTTACTCAGCTTCTACAGGGCGTCGTACAGAAGGGCGGAACTGGCGTACGTGCTAATTTCGGTGGACGCCCAATCGCAGGGAAGACAGGAACTACGCAGGCTGGTATCCCTAACTTTAAGACAACTGGAAACCGTGATGTTTGGTTCGTTGGCTATACGCCGGAGTGGACGGCTGCAGTATGGTATGGCTATGACAAAACAGACAAGGATCACTATTTGAAGAAAAGCAGTGGTCAGGCTGCAGCCATGTTCTCTGCGGTAATGTCCAAAGCTATGGAAGGCGTGAAACACAAGAGCTTCCCTATTCCTTCGGGCTTGAAGGATGATGAGAAGCTTGCGGGAATTAACGGCTTAATAGCCGCGTATTCCCCAGAGCAGGTGTCCGTCGAGCTTACCTGGTCCCCTGTAGCTAATGAGGGGATGACATACAAAATCTATCGCAAGGTAAACGGTGAAGCAGATTTCAGAAAGATTGCAGAAACCGCTGATCCGTCGTACGACGATTACGCGATATTGCCGGATCAGGTGATAACCTATTACGTAACAGCGTACCAAGCATCCAAGAAAATGGAGAGTGCACCGTCAGAGAAGGTGACTATTACAGTTACGACAGGTCTCGAGGCCACGCCTCCACCTGGAGAAGAAGGTGGGGAGGTTGATCCCCCAGAGGAGTCTGAATCGCCACCAGAGTCACCGCCGATAGAGATTGTAGTTCCTGGGGGAAGTCCAACCCCGAGTCCAACACCGAGCCCTACACCAACCAACAATCCAAGTGAAACGCCAATCGGTGATACACCTGCCAGTCCTCCTGCGGGTTAA
- a CDS encoding DUF402 domain-containing protein → MKRKFSDRANWRRILKKSYACIPMDDAHFRGFVTLYRIHELRDPLWKEYNGRRMCLADKGYLWMQHFPRGEHFVVTTMFDNKGQVVQWYIDICKVQGLTDQQVPWFDDLFLDIVVLPTGEKLLLDEDELEEALDEGQITAKDSAMAQKTAGRLMELINQNKFPYFDLSLTHRRVLLDKLGWEKGTI, encoded by the coding sequence ATGAAACGTAAATTTTCCGATCGCGCTAATTGGCGCCGTATATTAAAGAAAAGCTATGCATGTATTCCGATGGATGATGCCCATTTCAGGGGCTTCGTTACTTTGTATCGAATTCACGAGCTACGTGACCCCTTGTGGAAGGAATACAATGGCCGGAGAATGTGTTTAGCTGATAAAGGTTACTTATGGATGCAGCATTTTCCACGGGGAGAGCATTTTGTCGTTACTACGATGTTCGATAACAAAGGTCAAGTCGTGCAGTGGTATATCGATATATGCAAGGTCCAAGGATTAACGGATCAACAGGTTCCGTGGTTTGATGATCTATTTCTCGATATCGTTGTTCTGCCGACGGGTGAAAAGCTGCTGCTGGATGAGGATGAGCTGGAAGAGGCTTTGGATGAAGGGCAAATTACGGCGAAGGATTCTGCGATGGCACAGAAGACGGCGGGAAGACTTATGGAGCTCATTAACCAGAATAAATTTCCGTATTTTGATCTCAGCTTGACTCATAGACGAGTGCTGCTTGATAAGCTGGGATGGGAGAAAGGAACTATTTGA
- the hfq gene encoding RNA chaperone Hfq, which produces MNKSINIQDTFLNQLRKDSIPVTVYLTNGFQIRGIVRAFDNFTIVIDSEGRQQMVYKHAISTFMPQRNVSLMQQDSGSDN; this is translated from the coding sequence ATGAACAAGTCCATTAACATCCAGGATACATTTCTTAATCAACTTCGCAAAGACAGCATTCCGGTAACTGTTTATTTGACCAATGGGTTTCAAATTCGCGGTATCGTTCGCGCCTTTGACAACTTCACCATCGTAATTGACAGCGAAGGACGTCAACAAATGGTATACAAACATGCAATTAGCACGTTTATGCCACAGCGTAATGTATCTCTCATGCAACAGGATAGCGGATCTGATAACTGA